A stretch of [Clostridium] innocuum DNA encodes these proteins:
- a CDS encoding flippase-like domain-containing protein: protein MKSSLRSYILNFVVIIGLTAVSLWFALKDNYHEIMHLISSISWYSLLIIFLWGMIYVMILGQIIMIFARRYKKDYTYRQGLSNALVGTFFSGITPSATGGQFGQAYVFKKQGIKYSDGASILWADFIVYQTTMMIYVTILFLLRYTHYMAIIGPAFLGILIGYIVNVCVISILWTMALFPRVYVKLSGHAVTLLAKLHIVKNKEKTLAAWTIQVEGFTKEIKEMKHEKKIICKTVLWNVIRMTVQFSLPFFIAYALNLNLGLDKFVDCLALASFVLMTNAFIPIPGASGGTELVFVQLFKYLVGGLKASGIMILWRFSTYHIVILVGAFVFLHLKRTYDDEKYGRRKKPKDIREVDS, encoded by the coding sequence ATGAAAAGTTCATTACGGAGTTATATTTTAAATTTTGTAGTCATCATCGGACTGACCGCTGTTTCTCTGTGGTTTGCACTGAAGGATAACTATCACGAAATCATGCATCTCATCAGCAGTATCTCCTGGTACTCGCTGCTCATCATTTTCCTGTGGGGAATGATCTATGTCATGATTTTAGGGCAGATCATCATGATTTTCGCCCGGCGCTATAAAAAGGACTACACGTACCGGCAGGGATTGAGCAATGCGCTTGTCGGAACGTTTTTCAGCGGGATTACACCAAGTGCCACCGGCGGACAGTTCGGTCAGGCATACGTATTCAAAAAGCAGGGAATCAAATACAGTGACGGGGCTAGTATACTGTGGGCGGATTTTATCGTCTATCAGACGACCATGATGATCTATGTCACAATTCTGTTTCTTTTGCGTTATACGCATTATATGGCAATTATCGGGCCGGCGTTTCTGGGGATTCTGATCGGCTATATCGTAAATGTATGTGTCATCAGTATCCTGTGGACGATGGCGCTGTTTCCACGTGTCTATGTAAAGCTGAGCGGGCATGCCGTGACGCTGCTGGCGAAGCTGCATATCGTGAAAAACAAGGAAAAGACACTTGCCGCCTGGACCATTCAGGTTGAAGGTTTTACCAAAGAAATCAAGGAAATGAAGCACGAAAAGAAAATCATATGCAAAACCGTGCTGTGGAATGTGATTCGTATGACGGTTCAGTTTTCCCTGCCGTTTTTCATCGCCTATGCGCTGAACCTGAATCTGGGGCTGGATAAGTTCGTGGATTGTCTGGCGCTGGCCAGCTTCGTGCTGATGACAAATGCATTTATTCCGATACCTGGGGCAAGTGGCGGTACCGAGCTGGTATTCGTACAACTGTTCAAATATCTGGTCGGCGGACTCAAGGCCAGCGGTATTATGATCCTGTGGAGATTTTCCACGTATCACATTGTAATTCTGGTAGGGGCATTTGTGTTTCTGCATTTGAAACGAACCTACGATGATGAAAAATATGGAAGACGGAAGAAACCGAAAGACATCAGGGAGGTGGATTCATGA
- a CDS encoding glycosyltransferase family 4 protein yields the protein MDLDKKIVINMLSSADKVEGQGVGSAYLEQVNLVKEGASDLFTVEINSGKKADIIHSHTIDPQNYLKMKNNKNANVCYVHFLPDTLNGSIQLPKALFSVFKKYVISFYKTADYLIVVNPIFMEELEKYGIAREKMIYIPNYVSKEQFYVKPVEQRNAIREQYGIKADEFVVIGVGQVQTRKGVLDFVDVAKKLPDVRFVWCGGFSFGKITDGYEELKKVVENPPANVQFPGIIPRSDMNDIYNMADVLFMPSYNELFPMAILEAVNLHRPMVLRSLKLYEDILFKKYQMADDNDSFAELIRKLHEDPAYYARCAADSAYISEYYSKENVLSIWKEFYTRVYEELQERKRG from the coding sequence ATGGATTTGGATAAGAAAATCGTAATCAATATGCTGTCCAGTGCCGACAAGGTGGAAGGACAGGGTGTGGGGAGTGCCTATCTGGAGCAGGTAAATCTGGTTAAGGAAGGTGCGAGTGATCTGTTTACCGTTGAAATCAACAGCGGAAAGAAAGCTGATATCATTCACTCTCATACCATTGATCCGCAGAATTATCTGAAGATGAAGAATAATAAAAATGCAAACGTATGCTACGTGCATTTTCTACCGGACACGCTCAATGGAAGTATACAGCTTCCTAAGGCACTGTTTTCGGTGTTTAAAAAATATGTGATCAGCTTCTATAAAACAGCGGATTATCTGATTGTTGTAAATCCGATTTTTATGGAGGAGCTGGAGAAATACGGAATTGCTCGGGAGAAGATGATCTATATTCCGAATTATGTATCCAAGGAGCAGTTTTATGTGAAGCCGGTAGAGCAGCGCAATGCCATTCGTGAGCAATATGGAATCAAAGCGGATGAATTTGTCGTCATCGGTGTCGGACAGGTACAGACACGAAAGGGCGTGCTGGATTTTGTCGATGTTGCGAAAAAGCTGCCGGATGTGCGCTTTGTCTGGTGCGGAGGCTTTTCGTTTGGAAAAATTACAGACGGCTATGAGGAGCTGAAGAAGGTTGTGGAGAATCCGCCGGCAAACGTACAGTTTCCAGGCATTATCCCGAGAAGTGATATGAATGATATCTATAATATGGCGGATGTGCTGTTTATGCCATCCTATAATGAGCTGTTTCCTATGGCGATACTGGAGGCGGTGAATCTGCACAGGCCGATGGTGCTGCGCTCTTTAAAGCTGTATGAGGATATCTTATTTAAGAAATATCAGATGGCCGATGATAATGACAGCTTTGCCGAATTGATTCGTAAGCTGCATGAGGATCCGGCCTACTATGCGCGCTGTGCAGCTGACAGTGCCTATATCAGCGAATATTATTCCAAGGAGAATGTGCTCAGCATCTGGAAGGAATTTTATACGCGTGTATATGAGGAGCTGCAGGAACGCAAACGGGGGTAG
- a CDS encoding elastin codes for MKETEFFYEPCVDEAQTIRNMKRQLLFLKQYTASLRLHSVLYGEDCVQLQVEDELSDYLNYTRSIVQTSRNGGYVHRDPVLDAMERQRRAREKVMEQDQRAYVLLQGILQLEEQEKELLLDVYVRGLKRELVLRHQGDIVESTLNRRLRRACLHLAALLHLQVLKECS; via the coding sequence ATGAAGGAGACTGAATTTTTTTATGAGCCCTGTGTCGATGAAGCACAGACAATTCGCAATATGAAGCGCCAGCTTTTGTTTTTGAAGCAGTATACGGCCTCGCTGCGTCTGCACAGCGTGCTGTATGGAGAGGATTGTGTACAACTGCAGGTGGAGGATGAACTCAGTGATTATCTGAACTATACCCGCAGCATTGTCCAGACATCGAGAAACGGCGGATATGTACATAGGGATCCCGTGCTGGATGCGATGGAGCGTCAGCGAAGAGCAAGGGAAAAGGTGATGGAGCAGGACCAGCGGGCCTATGTTCTCTTACAGGGAATTCTACAGCTGGAGGAGCAGGAAAAGGAGCTGCTGCTGGATGTATACGTGCGAGGCCTGAAACGGGAGCTGGTATTGCGCCATCAGGGAGACATTGTGGAAAGCACGCTGAATCGAAGGCTTCGCCGTGCCTGTCTGCACCTTGCTGCTCTGCTGCATCTGCAGGTTTTAAAGGAATGCTCTTAG
- a CDS encoding inositol monophosphatase — protein MNYQKLYECLFCAVRTAGIVANMMQATIVNEGKQVEVVEDEDERHLRMREAKTRADEIVQEILLQSVLPEYQAVLSLDVEEDTASRTCFLKQDYDYTLVLDPIDGTLDYLHQKDTWSICSAILHEHDVRLAIVYFPKRDIMYTYVEGVGCRVYHRLKQCTAADGEVLSVQCDNTPSVVYKNSRLSQDIVQQLWERGFQVVDDSEQELGCPDAILACMRGEGLAYFSDTRNIRDILLGAILSKLENGHAYDYAGNAARWASHGRQKEIVFSIFEKNQIF, from the coding sequence ATGAACTATCAAAAATTGTATGAATGCCTGTTTTGTGCTGTACGAACTGCCGGCATTGTTGCGAACATGATGCAGGCAACCATTGTCAATGAGGGCAAACAGGTGGAAGTGGTGGAGGATGAGGATGAACGCCATCTGCGCATGCGGGAAGCCAAAACCAGAGCCGATGAAATTGTTCAGGAAATTCTGTTACAGTCTGTATTACCGGAATATCAGGCTGTACTGAGTCTGGATGTGGAGGAGGATACGGCAAGCCGCACCTGCTTTTTGAAACAGGACTATGATTATACGCTTGTACTGGATCCGATCGATGGAACTCTGGACTATTTGCACCAGAAGGATACCTGGTCGATCTGCAGTGCCATTCTTCATGAGCATGATGTTCGTCTTGCTATTGTCTATTTTCCAAAGCGCGATATTATGTACACGTATGTGGAAGGGGTTGGCTGTCGGGTATATCATCGGCTGAAGCAGTGTACGGCGGCTGATGGCGAAGTGCTGTCTGTACAATGCGACAATACACCCTCTGTCGTATACAAAAACAGCCGTCTGTCACAGGATATCGTACAGCAGCTTTGGGAGCGCGGATTTCAGGTCGTCGATGACAGTGAACAGGAGCTGGGCTGTCCCGATGCCATTCTTGCCTGTATGAGAGGGGAAGGACTTGCTTATTTCTCCGATACCCGCAATATTCGCGATATTCTGCTCGGGGCAATCCTATCCAAGCTGGAAAATGGACACGCCTATGACTATGCTGGCAATGCAGCACGCTGGGCTTCCCATGGACGACAAAAGGAAATCGTCTTCAGTATTTTTGAAAAAAATCAAATATTTTAA
- a CDS encoding amino acid ABC transporter ATP-binding protein translates to MNSIIEIKHLKKHFGSLEVLNDIDFHCDKGEVITIIGSSGSGKSTLLRCINLLETPDAGEILYHDKDILKGEININEHRTHVGMVFQSFNLFNNKSVLENCMLGQIKVLKRSKADAKEKAMLFLKKVGMESFANASAMQLSGGQKQRVAIARALCMEPEVLLFDEPTSALDPEMVGDVLDVMKDLAREGLTMIVVTHEMQFAHDISSRVVFMDKGVIAEEGTPQQLFEHPRQERTKEFLKRYRISSQS, encoded by the coding sequence ATGAATAGCATCATAGAAATCAAGCATCTGAAAAAGCATTTTGGTTCGCTGGAGGTTTTGAATGACATTGATTTTCATTGTGACAAGGGTGAGGTTATTACCATTATCGGCTCCAGTGGAAGCGGCAAGTCCACGCTGCTTCGCTGCATCAATCTGCTGGAAACTCCGGATGCCGGAGAAATCCTGTATCATGACAAGGATATTCTGAAGGGTGAAATCAATATCAATGAACATCGAACGCATGTCGGTATGGTGTTTCAGTCCTTCAATCTGTTTAATAATAAAAGTGTGCTGGAAAACTGTATGCTCGGACAGATCAAGGTATTGAAGCGAAGCAAGGCGGATGCGAAGGAAAAGGCGATGCTGTTCCTGAAAAAGGTCGGTATGGAGTCCTTTGCGAATGCGAGTGCTATGCAGCTGTCCGGCGGACAGAAGCAGCGTGTAGCCATTGCCCGTGCCCTGTGCATGGAGCCGGAGGTTCTGCTGTTTGATGAGCCGACGAGTGCACTGGACCCGGAAATGGTTGGCGATGTTCTGGATGTGATGAAGGATCTGGCCAGAGAAGGTCTGACGATGATCGTCGTGACTCATGAGATGCAGTTTGCTCATGATATCAGCTCCCGTGTCGTATTTATGGACAAGGGTGTGATTGCAGAGGAGGGTACTCCACAGCAGCTGTTTGAGCATCCAAGGCAGGAGCGTACCAAAGAATTCTTAAAGCGTTACCGTATCAGCAGTCAGTCCTAG
- a CDS encoding amino acid ABC transporter permease, with amino-acid sequence MMIVASAKPDGMFAQAWWIFQDNIPLFWYGIKITLLLAVCGTLIGLLIGLLLGGIRAVRIEERDALPSRIIKKILHGFVGLYVWIFRGTPMMVQALIIYHGLRPVLNWSPVTAGITIISINTGAYMAEIIRAGIQSIDKGQNEAARSLGMTSTQTMMSIILPQAIRNSFPSIGNEFIVNIKDSSMLNVIGVIELYFQSSSVAGSLMLYVPTFIVAAILYLLLTTLATQLLSFVEGRMNMPRSSGPSSQSVPVERVSEVYE; translated from the coding sequence ATGATGATAGTAGCATCCGCAAAACCGGATGGGATGTTTGCCCAGGCCTGGTGGATTTTTCAGGACAACATTCCGCTGTTCTGGTATGGGATTAAGATAACACTGCTTCTGGCGGTGTGCGGTACACTGATCGGATTACTGATCGGTTTGCTGCTGGGAGGTATCCGTGCTGTGCGTATAGAAGAGCGCGATGCACTGCCCTCCCGCATAATTAAAAAGATACTGCACGGCTTTGTCGGTCTGTATGTATGGATTTTTCGTGGAACACCGATGATGGTACAGGCGCTGATCATCTATCACGGTCTTCGTCCGGTACTGAACTGGTCACCGGTAACTGCCGGTATTACGATTATTTCCATCAATACAGGGGCATATATGGCAGAAATCATCCGTGCCGGTATCCAGTCGATTGACAAGGGGCAGAATGAGGCAGCCCGCAGTCTGGGGATGACCTCCACACAGACGATGATGAGCATTATCTTACCTCAGGCGATACGCAATTCCTTCCCTTCGATCGGAAATGAATTTATTGTCAATATCAAGGACAGCTCCATGCTGAATGTCATCGGTGTGATTGAACTGTATTTCCAGTCCAGCTCCGTTGCAGGAAGTCTGATGCTGTATGTACCGACCTTTATCGTAGCGGCTATTCTGTATCTGCTGCTGACGACACTGGCAACCCAGCTTCTCTCCTTTGTTGAGGGGCGCATGAATATGCCGAGATCATCCGGGCCGTCTTCTCAGAGCGTACCGGTAGAAAGGGTGAGTGAAGTATATGAATAG
- a CDS encoding transporter substrate-binding domain-containing protein: MKKKLVTAAFAMTLLLTGCGSSDDDKNVSKNTGKETFTVGMECNYAPFNWQTKEQTKTSVSIGGAGFCDGYDVRVARQIAKDLDREIVIKKVSWDGLQPALESGEIDAIIAGMTKDETRENGIDFTSPYYESEMVMIVRKGDKAAKFNDIQQFKGKTIIGQKSTNYDTIIDQIKGVKHATPKATYPEMILSLQNKEVDGITAELPVAEGAVEANKDLTIVHFAKGKGFDIDTSVSVGLKEGSRDSELFNAVQKSLDGISKETRDQWMKEARESQPKTE; the protein is encoded by the coding sequence ATGAAGAAAAAATTAGTAACGGCAGCTTTTGCCATGACACTGCTTTTGACTGGATGCGGTAGCAGTGATGACGACAAGAATGTTTCAAAGAATACAGGAAAGGAAACCTTTACGGTTGGTATGGAGTGCAATTATGCGCCGTTTAACTGGCAGACGAAGGAACAGACGAAAACGAGTGTTTCCATTGGCGGTGCCGGCTTCTGTGACGGTTATGATGTACGTGTTGCACGTCAGATTGCAAAGGATCTCGATCGTGAGATTGTCATCAAAAAGGTATCCTGGGACGGCCTGCAGCCGGCTTTGGAATCCGGTGAAATCGATGCGATTATTGCCGGTATGACAAAGGATGAAACACGTGAAAACGGAATTGACTTCACATCCCCATACTATGAATCTGAAATGGTTATGATTGTACGCAAGGGGGACAAGGCTGCGAAATTCAATGATATCCAGCAGTTCAAGGGTAAGACCATCATCGGGCAGAAGAGCACGAACTATGATACGATTATCGATCAGATCAAGGGTGTAAAGCATGCGACACCAAAGGCAACGTATCCGGAAATGATCCTCTCCCTGCAGAACAAGGAAGTGGATGGCATTACAGCAGAGCTTCCGGTTGCCGAGGGTGCCGTGGAAGCGAATAAGGATTTAACGATCGTTCACTTTGCAAAGGGCAAGGGCTTTGATATTGACACGTCCGTATCTGTCGGTCTGAAAGAGGGAAGCCGTGATTCCGAGCTGTTCAATGCTGTACAGAAATCACTGGATGGAATTTCCAAGGAAACAAGAGATCAGTGGATGAAGGAAGCAAGAGAGAGTCAGCCGAAAACAGAATAA
- a CDS encoding acetobutylicum phosphotransbutyrylase encodes MKKKHCYAILCIIWMLVIFWFSAQVADDSQEMSDFFVHLLDAVFSLDIMRNEIIRDMTSFLVRKAAHMSEYAVLAILFGLTIREYKKEPWLLLALAATAAYAATDEFHQLFVPGRSGQLKDVLIDTAGGALGLGLLALILYLKRRRKMKETEKLS; translated from the coding sequence ATGAAAAAGAAGCACTGCTATGCCATCCTGTGCATTATCTGGATGCTTGTAATTTTCTGGTTCTCCGCACAGGTTGCGGATGATTCTCAGGAAATGAGCGATTTCTTTGTGCACCTTCTGGATGCTGTATTCTCTCTGGATATCATGAGGAATGAAATCATTCGGGATATGACAAGCTTTCTGGTACGCAAGGCGGCACATATGAGTGAATATGCGGTACTGGCCATTTTATTTGGTCTTACGATACGGGAATACAAAAAGGAGCCGTGGCTGCTTCTGGCACTGGCGGCTACGGCTGCCTATGCGGCAACGGATGAATTTCATCAGCTGTTTGTCCCTGGCAGAAGCGGACAGCTCAAGGATGTTTTGATTGATACGGCAGGTGGTGCCCTCGGGCTGGGTCTGCTTGCTCTTATTCTATATCTGAAGCGCAGACGGAAAATGAAAGAAACTGAAAAACTTTCATGA